In one Melospiza melodia melodia isolate bMelMel2 chromosome 5, bMelMel2.pri, whole genome shotgun sequence genomic region, the following are encoded:
- the MEPE gene encoding matrix extracellular phosphoglycoprotein: protein MQTSLACLCLCLLSTALATPVPPPLPERAAGNCVGQHRIFLKSCNAKHGFYIFKYVYSFSTRRNQTQIKKEEADHQRIIPSHRLDEGNARREPPAGSAGTVPEHSDNSSSEVIEYGIVFSPENRSTPSISRDGPSPQPGTGMRVHGSGGGMGPTPSSSEGSGDLDLVVEGDGGVPILPQGEHPSEVVVGNRSRVRSENKDDGVPRVVPEGGAVTVGRGRAPTTRGTGDEGSGEATVSGQGQESVKQGTGTGGTALSSVTEKMEDVQVDAAGVDEYAYIPDSGSVTITHGSLGSTDRAKGFTQVSPGQDDEVNIFIGRANIHMGEQVTTQAGVTASRENDGIPSVGSSRPPLRLDVTVAPSGGEDDSMPARRQPERLATTATPTHGDSVTSSLRDSRLTGEDEEGATTIGVDRGLTTPVPWRVTSGDITSPTVASIHGKDDDEVREEGQKSKGKPDHVATTTPHHRGDVEATITVPAKGDSIRPALTEGFRTTPSVTASSHRAGMGTVLGRGGSGEVGTATSTPSRVEARPGAGMRVRPGGAGLDKTPRTDKAPFPSGKPSGGVSSGGQKSVGDYDGDAGGRSQAAKAGASPAPQAGQATGSMAAGRGREQGRGAESGTTGLGAGGGRLPGHHGRRLGAGAPGTIATLGRSRQLDQVKRADELHVRERAFYSLGGAGGGPHGPYPGLGSADSSQSSEGDRGSHSESGQTGLQPSGWGSPGYPQGRWIQGPL from the exons ATGCAAACTTCCCttgcctgtctgtgcctgtgcctgctcagcaCAGCCCTCGCCACACCT GTGCCACCGCCGCTGCCTGAGAGAGCTGCTGGGAACTGTGTGGGACAACATCGG ATATTTCTGAAAAGCTGCAATGCCAAACATGGCTTCTACATTTTCAAATATGTCTACTCATTCTCAACGCGGAGGAACCAGACGCAGATAAAG AAAGAAGAGGCTGACCACCAGAGGATCATCCCCAGCCACCGGCTGGATGAGGGCAATGCCAGGAGGGAGCCACCAGCTGGGTCAGCAGGGACAGTCCCAGAGCACAGTGACAACAGCAGCAGTGAAGTAATTGAGTATGGGATTGTCTTCAGTCCCGAAAACCGCAGCACCCCAAGCATcagcagggatggtcccagtCCTCAGCCTGGCACTGGCATGCGCGTGCATGGCAGTGGGGGTGGCATGGGTCCCACCCCATCCAGCTCAGAGGGCAGCGGCGATCTGGATTTGGTGGTGGAAGGTGATGGCGGTGTTCCCATTCTCCCTCAGGGTGAACACCCCAGTGAGGTTGTGGTGGGGAACAGGTCCAGGGTCAGGAGTGAGAATAAGGATgatggtgtccccagggtggttcCAGAGGGGGGAGCCGTGACCGTGGGGAGGGGGAGGGCCCCTACTACCAGAGGGACAGGGGATGAGGGCAGCGGAGAGGCCACTGTCTCTGGCCAAGGGCAGGAGAGTGTTAAGCAGGGTACAGGGACAGGAGGCACTGCCTTGTCCTCTGTCACTGAGAAGATGGAGGATGTCCAAGTGGACGCCGCAGGTGTGGATGAATACGCTTACATCCCCGATTCAGGCAGCGTAACCATCACCCACGGGAGCCTCGGCAGCACAGACAGGGCCAAGGGTTTCACCCAGGTCTCACCAGGCCAGGATGATGAGGTAAACATATTCATTGGGAGGGCCAACATCCATATGGGGGAGCAGGTAACCACCCAGGCTGGTGTCACAGCAAGTAGGGAGAATGATGGCATCCCCTCTGTGGGAAGCAGCAGGCCTCCCCTCAGGCTGGACGTCACCGTGGCACCCAGTGGAGGTGAAGATGACAGTATGCCTGCCCGCAGGCAGCCTGAAAGACTGGCCACCACAGCCACCCCAACCCATGGAGACAGCGTTACCAGCAGCCTCAGGGACAGCCGTCTCACTGGAGAGGATGAGGAAGGTGCCACCACCATCGGTGTTGATAGAGGACTGACAACCCCTGTTCCCTGGAGAGTCACTAGTGGTGACATTACCAGTCCCACAGTGGCCAGCATCCATGGGAAAGATGATGATGAGGTGAGAGAAGAGGGGCAGAAGTCCAAGGGGAAGCCAGACCATGTGGCTACCACGACCCCCCACCACAGGGGTGATGTGGAGGCCACTATCACAGTCCCAGCCAAGGGGGACAGCATCCGCCCAGCCCTTACTGAGGGGTTCCGCACCACCCCGTCAGTGACAGCCAGCAGTCACAGGGCAGGCATGGGCACTGTGCTCGGCAGAGGAGGGAGTGGGGAAGTGGGGACAGCCACCTCCACTCCCTCCCGTGTGGAGGCACGGCCCGGGGCAGGGATGAGGGTCCGTccagggggagcagggctggacaaGACACCCAGGACGGACAAAGCACCATTCCCAAGTGGGAAACCCAGCGGCGGGGTGTCGAGCGGGGGCCAGAAAAGTGTTGGCGACTATGATGGCGATGCTGGGGGCAGATCTCAAGCTGCCAAAGCAGGAGCCAGCCCCGCTCCACAGGCAGGGCAAGCCAcgggcagcatggcagcaggcaggGGCCGGGAGCAGGGGCGAGGTGCAGAGAGTGGGACaacagggctgggggctgggggtggccgccTGCCCGGGCACCATGGCAGGAGGCTGGGGGCTGGGGCGCCGGGCACCATTGCGACACTGGGCCGCAGCCGGCAGCTGGACCAGGTGAAACGTGCTGACGAGCTCCATGTCCGTGAGCGGGCCTTTTACAGCCttggcggggcgggcggcggccccCACGGCCCCTATCCAGGCCTCGGGAGTGCCGACAGCAGCCAGTCCTCCGAGGGGGACCGGGGCAGCCACAGCGAGAGCGGACAGACGGGACTGCAGCCCTCAGGGTGGGGATCCCCAGGGTACCCCCAAGGCCGCTGGATCCAGGGGCCCCTCTGA